One genomic window of Arachis stenosperma cultivar V10309 chromosome 10, arast.V10309.gnm1.PFL2, whole genome shotgun sequence includes the following:
- the LOC130956002 gene encoding soyasaponin III rhamnosyltransferase-like, whose protein sequence is MEKSSDLTKSMAKPLHVAMLPWLAMGHVYPCFEIAKILAQYGHFSTLISTPSIIDRLPKLPPHLSPFLKFTKLPLSPFIDTNHLNQDAESTMDIPSNKLYYLKTAFDSLQDSVSQVIKAQTPDWVFYDFAASWLPQICRNLQIPCAYFSPCPAWTICFFDTPMEQLGGDVDAATRTKPEDYYGPPKWVPFPTKIGLRPHEVKKLMEHVTVNETGASPVFDLNRANSACDMFVIRSSRDLEPEWLDYLAEFYKKPVVPVGLLPPQASDAKEDNTNIDSPDWIQIKAWLDTQKGSSVVYIAFGSEVKLSQENLHELALGIEDSGLPFFWVLRNLQKGLVELPDGFEDRTKDRGIVWKTWAPQARILAHGSVGGCLTHCGSGSMIENLYFGHVLVMLPFLLDQGLYARVMEEKKVGIEIPRKEEDGSFTRSSVAKALRLAMVDEEGSAYRKNAKDMGNKFSNKDLNNQYIVDFIASLHNHKFV, encoded by the coding sequence ATGGAGAAGTCATCAGATCTAACCAAAAGCATGGCGAAACCACTTCACGTTGCAATGCTCCCATGGCTAGCCATGGGACACGTTTATCCATGTTTCGAGATCGCTAAGATTCTGGCACAGTACGGTCACTTCTCAACTCTCATATCCACACCATCAATCATAGATCGCCTCCCCAAACTCCCACCACACCTCTCcccattcctcaaattcaccaagCTTCCATTGTCACCCTTCATTGACACCAACCACCTCAATCAAGATGCGGAATCCACCATGGACATTCCCTCCAACAAGCTCTATTACCTTAAGACGGCCTTTGATTCCCTCCAAGATTCAGTTTCCCAGGTAATCAAGGCCCAAACCCCTGATTgggttttctatgattttgCAGCTAGTTGGTTGCCACAGATATGTAGGAATCTTCAGATTCCCTGTGCATATTTCAGTCCTTGCCCTGCCTGGACCATTTGCTTCTTTGACACCCCAATGGAGCAATTGGGTGGTGATGTTGATGCTGCAACAAGAACAAAGCCTGAAGACTACTATGGCCCTCCCAAATGGGTCCCTTTTCCCACCAAGATTGGTTTAAGGCCTCATGAGGTCAAGAAATTGATGGAACATGTCACTGTTAACGAAACGGGAGCTTCTCCTGTTTTTGATCTCAACAGAGCCAATTCTGCCTGTGACATGTTTGTGATAAGGAGCTCAAGAGATCTTGAACCTGAGTGGTTGGATTATCTTGCTGAGTTTTACAAGAAGCCTGTTGTTCCTGTGGGGTTGCTTCCGCCGCAAGCATCCGATGCTAAAGAAGATAATACTAACATTGATAGCCCTGATTGGATTCAAATCAAGGCATGGTTGGATACACAAAAAGGGTCATCAGTGGTGTACATTGCTTTTGGGAGTGAGGTGAAGCTAAGCCAAGAGAATCTCCATGAATTGGCTCTTGGCATTGAGGATTCTGGTTTGCCTTTCTTTTGGGTCCTGAGGAACCTTCAGAAGGGCCTTGTTGAGTTACCGGATGGGTTTGAAGATAGGACCAAAGATCGCGGCATTGTTTGGAAAACTTGGGCACCACAGGCTAGAATCTTAGCCCATGGATCCGTTGGGGGTTGCTTGACTCACTGTGGTTCTGGTTCAATGATAGAGAATCTTTATTTTGGACATGTTCTTGTTATGTTGCCATTCTTGCTAGACCAAGGGTTGTATGCAAGAGTGATGGAAGAGAAGAAAGTGGGGATTGAGATACCAAGGAAGGAGGAAGATGGGTCCTTTACAAGGAGCTCAGTGGCCAAGGCATTGAGATTAGCTATGGTGGATGAAGAAGGAAGTGCTTACAGGAAGAATGCTAAAGATATGGGCAACAAGTTCAGTAATAAAGATCTCAATAACCAGTATATTGTAGACTTCATTGCTTCCCTTCACAATCACAAGTTTGTATAG
- the LOC130956003 gene encoding syntaxin-related protein KNOLLE-like, with protein sequence MNDLMTKSFTSYVDLKKAAMKDELDLEAGQGVELSSSTTHMDTDMGLFLEEAEKVKTEMASLREILERLQQANEEGKSLHKPDALKSLRTRINSDIVTLLKKARAIRAHLEDMDKANSANRRLSGLKDGTTTAIYRTRIAVTNGLRKKLKELMMEFQGLRQRMMTEYKETVGRRYFTVTGEYPDEEVIEKIISNGEEEEFLGKAIGEHGRGKVMETVVEIQDRHDAAKEIEKSLLELHQVFLDMAVMVEAQGEKMDDIEHHVIHASHYVKDANKEFVSAKKYQRNSRKWLCIGIIILLILILVIVIPIATSFSSS encoded by the coding sequence ATGAACGACCTAATGACCAAGTCATTCACGAGCTACGTGGATCTGAAGAAAGCGGCAATGAAAGACGAATTGGACTTGGAAGCAGGGCAGGGAGTGGAGCTGAGCTCTTCCACCACTCACATGGACACGGACATGGGCCTGTTCTTGGAGGAAGCCGAGAAGGTGAAGACGGAGATGGCGAGCCTCCGCGAGATACTGGAGAGGCTCCAACAGGCCAACGAGGAGGGAAAATCACTCCACAAGCCCGACGCTCTGAAATCTCTAAGGACAAGAATCAATTCCGACATTGTGACGCTTCTGAAGAAGGCCCGGGCCATTAGAGCCCATCTGGAAGACATGGACAAAGCCAACTCCGCAAACAGGAGGCTCTCGGGACTCAAGGACGGGACCACAACCGCCATCTACCGCACTCGGATCGCGGTCACGAACGGGCTCCGGAAGAAGCTGAAGGAGCTGATGATGGAGTTCCAGGGGCTGAGGCAGAGGATGATGACAGAGTACAAGGAGACTGTTGGAAGAAGGTACTTCACGGTGACGGGTGAGTACCCGGACGAAGAGGTGATCGAGAAGATCATTTCGAATGGCGAAGAAGAGGAGTTCTTGGGGAAGGCGATTGGGGAGCATGGGAGGGGGAAAGTGATGGAAACGGTGGTTGAGATTCAGGACAGGCACGATGCGGCGAAAGAGATCGAGAAGAGCTTGCTTGAGTTGCATCAGGTGTTCTTGGACATGGCGGTTATGGTGGAGGCTCAAGGGGAGAAGATGGATGACATTGAGCACCACGTGATCCATGCTTCTCACTACGTTAAGGATGCTAACAAAGAATTTGTGAGCGCTAAAAAGTACCAGAGGAACAGTAGGAAGTGGCTCTGCATTGGGATCATTATTCTTCTCATCCTCATCCTTGTTATTGTCATTCCCATCGCCACCAGTTTCAGTAGCTCTTGA
- the LOC130957874 gene encoding NAC domain-containing protein 104-like produces the protein MGDNNVNLPPGFRFYPTDEELVVHFLHRKAALLPCHPDVIPDLDLYPYDPWELDGRALAEGNQWYYYSRRIQSRVTENGYWKATGMEEPVMTSSSNKRVGMKKYFAFHLGESPSAIKTNWIMQEYCLSDYSASSSRSSKRKSDYSKWVICRVYERNGDDDDGTELSCLDEVFLSLDDLDEISLPN, from the exons ATGGGAGATAACAATGTGAACCTTCCACCGGGGTTTCGATTTTATCCAACAGATGAAGAGCTTGTGGTCCATTTTCTTCATAGAAAGGCAGCACTCTTACCTTGCCACCCTGATGTCATCCCTGATCTTGATCTCTATCCTTATGATCCTTGGGAACTTGATG GTAGAGCGTTGGCAGAGGGAAATCAATGGTACTACTACAGCAGGAGAATACAGAGTAGGGTGACTGAGAATGGATATTGGAAAGCAACGGGAATGGAAGAACCAGTGATGACAAGCTCAAGCAACAAGAGAGTTGGCATGAAGAAATACTTTGCGTTTCATCTTGGTGAATCCCCTTCTGCTATCAAAACAAATTGGATAATGCAAGAATATTGCCTTTCCGATTATTCTGCTTCCTCTAGCAGATCCTCCAAAAGAAAATCA GATTATAGTAAATGGGTGATATGTCGTGTTTATGAACGCAAtggagatgatgatgatggaacGGAGCTCTCCTGTTTGGATGAAGTTTTCTTGTCACTCGATGATCTTGATGAAATAAGCTTACCAAATTAA
- the LOC130955027 gene encoding beta-xylosidase/alpha-L-arabinofuranosidase 1 yields MGCNNESRVPKVSVFLCISLCYAIVLLSSDRVEGQTTSAVFACDVSKDPSLSGYGFCNKSLSVEERVSDLVKRLTLQEKIGNLVNSAVAVSRLGIPKYEWWSEALHGVSDVGPGTRFSTLVPAATSFPMPILTAASFNTSLFQAIGKVVSTEARAMYNVGLAGLTYWSPNINIFRDPRWGRGQETPGEDPLLSSKYAVGYVKGLQQTDDGDSNKLKVAACCKHYTAYDLDNWKGIQRYTFNAVVTQQDLDDTFQPPFKSCVIDGNVASIMCSYNQVNGKPTCADPDLLKGIIRGQWKLNGYIVSDCDSVEVLYKDQHYTSTPEEAAAETILAGLDLDCGNYLGQYTEGAIKQGLLNESAIDNAVTNNFAMLMRLGFFDGDPSKQPYGSLGPTDVCTSQNQELAREAARQGIVLLKNSPGGLPLDAKAIKSLAVIGPNANATRVMIGNYQGIPCNYISPLQGLTALVPITYAPGCPDVACSNADLDDATQIAASADATVIVVGASLAIEAESLDRVNILLPGQQQLLVSAVANASKGPVILAIMSGGGMDVSFAKSNDKIASILWVGYPGEAGGAAIADVIFGFHNPSGRLPMTWYPQSYVDKVPMTNMNMRADPATGYPGRTYRFYKGETVFAFGDGLSFSSIEHRIVKAPQLVSFPLAEDHVCRSLECKSLEVADEHCQNLAFDIHIGVKNMGKLSSSHTVLLFLTPPNVHNAPQKHLLNFEKVHLPGKSEALVRFMVDVCKDLSVVDELGIRKIPLGQHLLHVGNLKHQLSVRI; encoded by the exons ATGGGGTGCAACAACGAAAGCAGAGTACCGAAGGTCTCTGTTTTTCTCTGCATCTCATTGTGCTATGCAATTGTTTTGCTGAGTTCTGACAGAGTGGAAGGGCAAACAACATCTGCAGTTTTTGCATGCGATGTTTCTAAGGACCCTTCTTTGTCTGGTTATGGATTCTGCAACAAGTCATTGTCGGTGGAAGAGAGAGTAAGCGACCTTGTGAAGAGGCTCACACTGCAAGAGAAGATCGGGAACCTGGTGAATTCTGCTGTTGCCGTTAGCAGGCTTGGGATTCCCAAGTATGAATGGTGGTCTGAGGCTCTTCATGGCGTCTCCGACGTCGGCCCCGGCACACGTTTTTCCACTCTTGTTCCGGCAGCCACCAGTTTTCCCATGCCTATTCTCACAGCAGCTTCTTTCAACACTTCACTCTTTCAAGCCATTGGAAAA GTGgtttcaacagaagcaagggcAATGTACAATGTGGGGTTGGCTGGATTAACATATTGGTCACCAAACATTAACATTTTCAGGGATCCGAGGTGGGGACGTGGACAAGAGACGCCAGGGGAGGACCCTTTGTTGAGTAGCAAATACGCCGTAGGATACGTTAAAGGTCTGCAACAAACTGATGATGGTGACTCCAACAAGCTCAAGGTTGCTGCTTGTTGCAAGCACTACACAGCCTATGATTTGGATAACTGGAAAGGCATTCAGCGTTACACTTTTAATGCTGTG GTGACACAGCAAGATTTGGATGACACATTTCAACCTCCATTTAAGAGTTGTGTAATTGATGGGAATGTGGCTAGTATCATGTGTTCCTACAATCAGGTTAATGGAAAACCAACATGTGCTGATCCAGACCTACTTAAAGGGATCATCCGTGGCCAATGGAAATTAAATGG ATATATAGTTTCTGATTGTGATTCAGTAGAAGTGCTTTACAAAGATCAGCACTATACTAGCACTCCTGAAGAAGCTGCGGCCGAAACCATTCTAGCAG GATTGGATTTGGACTGTGGAAATTATCTTGGCCAATACACAGAAGGGGCTATCAAGCAAGGGCTCTTGAATGAATCAGCCATTGACAACGCTGTCACCAACAATTTCGCCATGTTGATGCGCCTTGGTTTCTTTGATGGTGATCCAAGCAAGCAACCTTATGGAAGCCTTGGTCCAACGGATGTCTGTACATCACAGAACCAGGAGCTAGCTCGCGAAGCTGCAAGGCAAGGGATTGTGTTGCTTAAAAATAGTCCAGGAGGGCTGCCTCTCGATGCCAAAGCCATTAAATCATTGGCAGTTATAGGGCCAAATGCTAATGCTACTAGGGTCATGATTGGAAACTATCAAG GCATCCCTTGCAACTATATATCACCCTTGCAAGGCCTAACAGCTTTGGTTCCTATAACCTATGCTCCGGGTTGTCCTGATGTGGCATGTTCAAATGCTGATCTAGATGATGCCACACAAATTGCAGCCTCTGCAGATGCAACTGTCATTGTAGTTGGTGCAAGTCTAGCCATAGAAGCAGAAAGTCTTGATAGAGTTAACATTCTTCTTCCAGGGCAGCAACAACTTCTAGTGAGTGCAGTTGCTAATGCATCCAAGGGACCTGTGATTCTTGCCATAATGTCTGGAGGGGGAATGGACGTGTCGTTTGCAAAATCAAATGATAAAATTGCCAGCATCTTGTGGGTTGGCTATCCCGGCGAAGCCGGTGGAGCAGCCATTGCTGATGTGATTTTTGGTTTTCATAATCCAA GTGGAAGACTCCCAATGACGTGGTATCCTCAATCATATGTAGATAAGGTACCAATGACCAACATGAACATGAGAGCAGATCCTGCAACGGGTTACCCCGGTCGAACATATAGATTTTACAAAGGGGAAACTGTTTTTGCATTTGGAGATGGACTTAGCTTCTCAAGTATAGAGCATAGAATAGTGAAGGCGCCGCAGTTGGTTTCATTTCCATTAGCAGAAGATCATGTGTGTCGTTCCTTGGAATGCAAGTCTCTTGAAGTTGCTGATGAGCATTGTCAAAACTTGGCCTTTGATATTCACATTGGAGTCAAGAACATGGGGAAACTGAGTAGTAGCCATACAGTGTTATTGTTCCTTACACCACCTAATGTGCACAATGCACCTCAGAAACACTTGTTGAATTTTGAGAAAGTGCACTTGCCAGGGAAATCAGAAGCACTGGTAAGGTTCATGGTAGATGTTTGCAAGGATTTAAGCGTTGTTGATGAACTTGGCATTAGGAAAATACCCTTAGGACAACATCTGCTTCATGTGGGAAATTTGAAGCATCAATTGAGTGTGAGGATTTGA
- the LOC130955028 gene encoding soyasaponin III rhamnosyltransferase-like has translation MDSSAPIPCNGNGKSDRPLHVAMLPWLAMGHIYPYFELAKILAQKGHSVTFINSPKNIDRMPKPPKTLQPLIKLVKLPLPRVENLPEGAESTMDIPSNMVSKLKQAYVGLQEPVEDLLKRSKPDWILYDFAAGWLPPIAKRLDIPCAHYNITPAWNKGFFDPPKHVQDKNKSLESMCSPPTWLPFKTTMHFKMFEIIRAVMSARDEKTGEIDKFDLHKAYSSCDLFLLRTSRELEGEWLDYIADKYNVPVVPVGLLPPSMQITDQEEEENNPDWVQIKEWLDSQRSSSVVYIGFGSELKLSQEDLTELAYGIELSGLPFFWALKNLKEGSLELPKGFEDRTKDRGVVWKTWAPQLKILAHGAIGGCMSHCGSGSVIEKIHYGHVLVTLPYLLDQALFSRALVEKKVAIEVPRNEQDGSFTRESVAKTLKLAIVDEEGKSFRENAKEMGKIFSSKEIHDHYIEDFIAVLQKYRKPSH, from the coding sequence aTGGATTCAAGTGCTCCAATTCCATGCAATGGCAATGGCAAAAGCGATAGGCCTCTTCACGTTGCCATGCTTCCATGGCTTGCCATGGGACACATATACCCATATTTCGAGTTGGCTAAGATTCTTGCTCAAAAGGGTCACTCTGTAACCTTCATAAACAGCCCAAAAAACATTGATCGCATGCCAAAACCACCTAAGACTTTACAACCATTGATCAAGCTTGTCAAACTTCCACTACCACGAGTAGAAAATCTTCCAGAAGGTGCAGAGAGCACCATGGACATTCCCAGCAACATGGTATCCAAACTCAAGCAAGCCTATGTAGGCCTCCAAGAGCCTGTTGAAGACTTGCTCAAACGTTCAAAGCCTGATTGGATTTTGTATGACTTCGCCGCCGGGTGGCTGCCGCCGATCGCCAAGAGACTTGACATTCCATGTGCTCATTACAACATCACTCCAGCTTGGAACAAAGGTTTCTTTGATCCTCCGAAGCATGTGCAGGATAAGAATAAGTCTCTTGAAAGCATGTGTAGCCCTCCAACATGGCTTCCTTTCAAAACAACCATGCATTTCAAGATGTTCGAGATCATAAGAGCCGTTATGTCTGCCAGGGATGAAAAGACAGGGGAAATTGACAAGTTTGATCTCCACAAAGCTTATTCCAGTTGCGACTTGTTCCTCCTCAGAACATCAAGAGAGCTTGAAGGAGAGTGGTTGGACTATATTGCTGATAAGTACAATGTTCCTGTGGTTCCGGTTGGATTGCTCCCTCCCTCCATGCAGATAACTGACCAAGAGGAGGAAGAAAACAATCCTGACTGGGTGCAAATCAAGGAATGGTTAGATTCTCAAAGATCATCATCTGTTGTTTACATTGGATTTGGTAGCGAGTTGAAGCTGAGCCAGGAGGATCTCACTGAGCTGGCTTATGGCATTGAGCTTTCTGGTTTGCCATTCTTTTGGGCTCTCAAGAACCTCAAAGAAGGTTCACTTGAGTTGCCTAAAGGTTTTGAGGACAGAACCAAGGATCGTGGTGTTGTTTGGAAAACATGGGCTCCTCAGCTTAAGATCTTGGCTCATGGAGCAATTGGTGGATGCATGAGTCACTGTGGTTCAGGTTCTGTGATTGAGAAGATTCATTATGGGCATGTTCTTGTGACTCTGCCATATTTGCTAGACCAAGCTCTGTTCTCAAGAGCGCTAGTGGAAAAGAAGGTGGCGATCGAGGTGCCTAGAAACGAGCAAGACGGTTCATTCACAAGGGAGTCAGTGGCCAAGACATTGAAATTGGCAATAGTGGATGAGGAAGGGAAGAGTTTCAGGGAGAATGCTAAAGAGATGGGGAAAATTTTCAGCTCCAAGGAGATTCATGATCACTACATTGAAGATTTCATTGCAGTTCTTCAAAAGTACAGAAAACCTTCCCATTGA